tatgaggaaggtggtcataatgttatggctgattggtgcatgtgttgtgtttaaatgctGATATTTCCTCAGACTGAGGCTCGTTCGCATCAGTTTCCTTAAAGAGAAGCTGAGAAACAGATTCTCTGCTGATAAATGAGTTTAGTTCAGTGTTAATGTCCTGATGAAAGTTCTGAGCTCAGTGAGTTTGTGTTTAATCGGTTCTGATCCAAACACTGAGCATTAAAGGTGGTGACGGGTTCAGATCCTGGGACGTAAAACGTCTCCTCTCTGACGTCTctcctgtatttttattgtttcttctttgttttttagtcaCATTCAGAATCAGATATTTTCTCTCcacatgtttagtcacatgtttagtcacatgtttagtcacatgactcagtttcttcttctacagacGAAAAAAGACGTCGACTGTTTTAATAATATGATCAGATCCATGTGTCAGAGCTGATAacctgaacctcctcctcctcctcctgctcctcctcctcctcctcctcctgctcctcctcctcctcctcctcctcctcctcctcctcctccgtctcctcctcctcctcctcctcctcctcctcccgctcctcctcctcctcttcccgctcctcctcctcctcttcctcctgctcctcctcctcctccctctcctcctcctgctcctcctcctcctgctcctcctgctcctcctccctctcctctctcctcctcctccctctcctcctcctgctcctcctcctcctcttcctcctcctccttctcctcctcctgctcctcctccctctcctctctcctcctcctcctgctcctcctgctcctcctcctcctgctcctcctcctcctcctccccctgctccctctcctcctcctcctccccctgctcctcctcctcctgctcctcctcctcctccctctcctctctcctcctcctccctctcctcctcctgctcctcctgctcctccgcctcctgctcctcctgctcctcctcctcctccctctcctctctcctcctcctccctctcctcctcctgctcctcctgctcctcctcctcctccctctcctctctcctcctcctccctctcctcctcctcctccccctgctcctgctcctcctcctcctccccctgctcctgctcctcctgctcctcctcctgctcctccctctcctccccctgctcctcctgctccctctcctcctcctcctccccctgctcctgctcctcctgctcctcctgctcctcctcctgctcctcctccttctcctcctgctcctcctcctcctgctcctcctcctgctcctcctcctcctcctgctcctcctcagtaCGCCCTGGAGCGGCTGAAGGTGATGTGTGAAGACGCTCTGTGTACGAGTCTTTCTGTGGAAAACGCTGCTGAGATCCTGATCCTCGCCGACCTTCACAGCGCCGACCAGCTCAAGACTCAGGCCGTCGACTTCATCAACTAGTGAGTTCTCACCTCTAATTGGTTTTCAGCAgatcctcctgctcctcctcctcctcctcgtcctcctcctccatcgtACACTCTGTCTCATGTCAAGTTGTTtcacaccttcctcctcctcctcctcctcctccttcttcttcttcttcttcttcttcttctgtccagaCGTCGCAGTTTTCTCTAcgtctgtttcatttattcGTTTCATTCAACACGTGTTCTGTCTGGTGTTGTTAAACGATCAGGGCGACCtgactccttcctcctcctcctcctcctcctcctcctctacctctacGAGTCTgttctcacctcctccctcttcaaCAACgttcagacagaaacacaaagtccTGCAAAGAAACTGAAGACAGGAAAGAATCAAAGAGACATGATGGATGATAGATGTTACTTTGtctagataaaataaaaatgtattaaaaattgaaaatgattactattatatactgttattattatatattcttcttattattatatattttatctgtCTGAGGTGGAAATAAATTTTACGTAAAGTGGTTTTAGTTTCTGTCAGAGTCTgatgtttttttacttcctgtctctgaCCCGTGTCCTCTCGTCCTCTCGTCCTCTCGTCCCCTCGTCCCCTCGTCCCCAGTCACGCCGCGGAGGTGATGGAGACGGCCGGCTGGAAGTCCATGGTGGCGTCCCACCCCCACCTGGTGGCGGAGGCGTATCGCTCGCTGGCCTCGGCCCAGTGCCCGTTCCTGGGACCCCCCCGCAAACGCCTCAAACAGTCCTAACAGCCTCCACCtttacccccctccctccatccctccatccctcctcgcTGTTACCTACTACTACACTACCTACCtacacccccccctccccaccaccaccagaacctGCTGTATTTAGTCTCTTCTgcagatggagggaaggaggaggtaaaaagaggagagagggactCGTGACGTGGATTTGTGACGTTTgttgtttacataaaaaaaaaagaaaagaaaaagaaaaacccacaacCCTCTGTCCCCCGTCTCCTCGGATCCGGCTTCGTGGTCTCGGACTCCGTTAGGATGGAAGAACCGGATCAACCTtcaaaggggggggggttaaatCCTGGAAGGAACTTTTCTAAAGTTTCCATCTTTATCACACGGCTTCTTTATTTTTGCTCCGTTCGTCGTGTTTGGAGTCGAGTGACATgagaagccccccccccccacccccccacccacccaggcctACGAGGGACTAAAATActagaaccccccccccccccaagaaAGACAACCAAGGGctagttacacacacacacaacaataataataataataataataatgggatCATCTGAATAATTCTCTGGGGAAACGTTGCACTAAAGCCACATGtcgccctcctcctcatcctcagcccccccccacccttaCCTACAACCCCCCCATCCCCAAACCAGCAGTAAAGTAGAGATACTGTAGGCAAGCACACGTGGACCACCAACAACCAGAACCCTTTAAGAAGATTCATCAGACTCGAGCATCTTCAAGCTTCATCCACGtccgttttttcttttttctctgaataaataaatatctgactGGAAACTAACACGTTAAACACACAGTGTGAAGAGGACGCGGAACAATAACAGAAAACGCACAGCTGGATGTTATTgttgggggagggagggatggagggaggggggggttgaTATTTTGTGTTTGGATCTGTCTTCGTCGCCCTGGAGAGAAACCTGAGCCCAACGGCGTCAAGAGAAACGGTTACACATTAAGATTCAGTCAGACACGTTGTTTTATGACggcttttcctttttattattgttattatttttattttattttctctcttcatcagaattatcatttctatttttttcatagGAATTTATTCAGACacattgagcaaaaaaaaaaaaaaaagaagaagaagaagaagaaagagaagttgttgtttttttttctttgcaggcGTCAAGACTGAAGGGAAATGTTTAATCTGAAATGAACACGTTTTAATGTTCAGAAtagataaaatgtgaaaaaaataaaatgagagagaagagaggcagagaaaagccGTTTTAACCCAGTGGAAGGTGGTGACTGATCGAAGGAACCGTCGTCGTTTCTTTCCTGTAGATATCGTCGATTCTGAGAAGTGACACTTAGttgttgccatttttttgtTCCCGAAAGAATAAACCACGACTATTTTGTATTGAATGCAATGAAAACCTGGTCTGGGTGTTTATTTGTAGGAATCACATGAGAAGAGACGTTACAGGCAGTAGACCAGAGTAATTCCTTTTCCATCAGCTTTAAACTAACACTCcttgttttatttgctcatatgttgaatatttctctttcacttCTCTCACATCGATTACAGCTTCgagtttgtgtatttgttacaTAGACTGTTTATAAATGTGCTCCTTtagagtgaagccaaagctagtagagctcccctcggtggctggaggctgcagtgtaggtcataagctccaccccctccatgttagtgggcggggctcggaccaaaatactaaaatacacatcaaatactTGTTTTTCACGGATGGTTTCAGTCGTTTTAGTTGTTgaagtttcactttttttggttaaaatatgtttcagttttttttgacGCTACaggaacaggatgtgacgtaatggcgactaccagttgccatgccgacAGCTCCGTAAAGAGGTCTCGTGGAGACACGAGTGAGTCCAGCGTATAATCCAGTATTTTCTTGTAGCTGGTGGATTTAAAGCACAGCGCAGGATagattaattaaacgaaaacgcgagtctggaggaagtgtgggctcACTCATGTTTTCGTTTAGTTACAGTTACAAGGAAATTATtcactggatttgtttttttttttatttttctggtagtcaccattatgtcacttcctgtttctatagcgtcaaataaacaaaatttagACAAAAGTTACCTGAAAAATTGGCCCTTGAACAATcatatttaactaaaaaaaaaaaaagacgtgtattttaatttcacttacATGATtgtgggcggagcttatgacctatactgcagcctccagccaccagggggagctctacttgctttggcttcactttaaaggagcagttcctcctccatctttatccAGTCTATGGTTTAATGTTGCTCCAGTTTCCTGTAGCTGTGGTGGAAGAAGACGAACATTTTTTCTAAATCCCAAATCCTCGAGGCGGATTTATTTGCACAGCCGGGTGTAGATCAGAGTACATCCATTTCATTTGGCATTAATTTTATAGACTCCATCAACTTTTAACAGTTAAACACTATTTAGTATTCGAAGCGGGGGCGTCAGACCACCTGGGTCATTATATGTTCATGAGCTTTGACCCAAACCTCTTTAACAatctggaataaaaacaaatccagcaTCTGGTTCATGAAGCTTAAAGTTTAGTCACATGTTGACGTGCTCCTGCTATATTTAGGTTTGTAAGCAGAGATCTCTGACAGGCTTGTGATCTCCTGCAGCGTCACTAAAAGAACCGTATCAGCATCAGAACTGCTCATTTCCTTATGTGAAGAATTATGTGCAGAACAATACAactataataatgtttttttttttttcattcctgaCAGTAAAACCAATCACAAGTTTATCGATTCATAAAAATTCACATCTtaacattcataaaaagcttCTAACACGACTCTAAGCAGGAGGCTGCTTTTAAAAcgtatattttaaaatatttatattcatataatGCCATTcctaaaacttaaaataattaGAAATTTGTAATTccttgtttaaatgtttaaaaataatccAACTCATAGCAGCTCAGAATGCATTTCTATTTGGTTGTGTTAAAACATaacatcataggtcttcaacagaagACCGAAGACCTACTGCACAtgttagaaataaataatgaatatttggagctctgtattatctgaatagcttaatattaaatgcaaaatgacaataataatgtatatttataaatagcactaggctgagtttaatatggatccatatatagtaggtagagggtcagtatttaatttctccatcagtttgggtccttggcctgaaaaatgttgaagacctctgcatTATTTTAGAAGAAGAACGTCAAACATAAGATCCAGGAGCCCAAGCTGAACCACCAGAGGGTCCCACTGAGATCCAGAAGAGAAACCCAGAATAGTTCAGTCTGTCCCCTAACGTCCCCTAAAACAGACCTATCAGTTAAAGTGTTTAACCCATAGGTTTGAGGCCCAGACTCCGGGGGCTGTAGTCCGGACAGACTTTCTGGACCAGCCTGTAGTCGGTGCTGTAGAAGGACACGTAAATGCAGATGACCCGGAAAGGTCTGGAGCACATCCAGGTGACGTGGGTCTGGGTTTGCTCCAGGGTGCAGGTCTTGGACGGGTCGTAGTTGCATAGCATTACCTTTTTGCTGCGCTCCGTCTTCTCGTGGTCCACCCTGCAGTTGAACGTCTTGGAGTCCTTGGGCGTGAGCACGCTCTGGCGCTCCAGGTCGAACTCCACCTCTCTGGTCGGCGGGACCAGGCTGACGGACACGTTACCCACCCCCGTGGAGTTGTGGCGGAAGTAGACGCCAAGCGAGCCGTTCCCGTGGTCCACGACCTTCCCCATTATGAGCAGGTTGAGCTTGACTGTCTTGACGTTGGAGTAGAAGTCGCCCCAGATGAACGTCCTGGACGACCCACCAGCCTTCATGAGGGGCTGGAGCTTTATCTTAAGGGACGGGTCGGGGTTCCCACTGAGGATTGTCCAAACCTCCTCCTTCGAAAGGGGGCCGAAGGGATTGAGGGGCAGTTTGGGATTCTGAATCagccacttcttcttctgaggTGGAGGACGGTCTCTGCTGGAGGGGAAGTCggtctgaagctgctgcccaAGAACCAACTAAACAGAAAACCAGATCGAGACACTTTAAAGAGTTGAATCCTTGAGCAGAAACAAGGCAGAAATCAACCttgattaaaaacacaaatgcatttaaagacTTCACTGTAAGTAATAACCACAGCTGCAAAAGTTGCATGAAGTAAAACGAAATGTCTCCAATCCTTTTACTCACCAGACAAAAGGTTCCCCTGAGCAGCATCCACACAAAGCAGTGACTGGCCAACGTCCCCATGGTGCATCATTTCAATCTCATTCAGGCCACTTCGGGAAATGTACCATCCTCGATCCCCCAAATGAATCTGTGGGATTCATGAGTTAAAGCAGCAGGAAGCGTCTCTGCTGCTCCCTCCTCTCAGACTGGAAGCCTCTCACAGACCTCCAGATGTTTTAACGCCCAGTCAGTTTCCCGGTGTCTTCCCTCTTTCTCGCCTCCtcacatctcacacacacacacacacacacacacacaaaaaaaacacgcaatcatccttttctgtctttaattcAGATGCAGTGCTAATAACGAATATCCTGAGACTGAAAATATCTCCGCATTCCTCCTCCAAGGTGATGAAACAATTCAATTAACACTTGAATAAAATGAGTTCACAGTGGAAACAGATCCGTGATTATGTTGACAAcgctgacatctagtggccagaTGGTAAAACAGCACAAAGGGAGCAAACTAGAGGCTCCCTCACCATCATAAAagcttaattaaaaacaaacagaaaaaaaaaaattggcttTATTGCCACTTACACTAATCTGGCATAACATTTTCAACACCtttctaatgttgtgtaggtctcccttgttgtgactcaccagagaatggacatagaccttctgagggttttgaatgttgttagtggggaatctaagaggggaggggcctctatggatcatcactcaggccaggtcaacactttgtgctgttcttcatgttttgttttgttttgggtttttttgttgttcctaaagtgtttttgtttgtgtgtctgtgtcaggctgcaaccTGCTGGCGAAGGAGTGTcagtgctatggggtgaggatgtctggtctggtctgggtgggtgctacatgtctaagtaacatccacatgaataaatgccaaACGTTTCtcggcagaacactgaattgtcacaagatggtcctGTATACTTCAATGTTGAGGGATGTTGTTGTCCACTGCATTGATCTGTTGCGTGGAACAACTGTCTTGATCTTAACCCAGGTTTCGTCTACATACCTGAaccagtgggtgggggtggattCTGTGAAGGTGTTCAgcgctctggtctctacttcctccacgTAGAGATTGGCGAGGATCGGTGACACTGGTGACCCCATCGCATCACACGGCCGTGTTTCTGCTCGTAGAATCCtccattaaactggaaataggTGGCGACTTGTTCTGGGGTAAGGTTGGTTCTGTCGACCAAGGTATCATCCTTTCCCATCCTTTCCGGTCCCTGGAATTTTCAATGTGGTGAGGGGTGTTGCCCCCCACCAGAGACAGGATGGAGGCCAAATGCTTGGCGATGTTATAGGTGTTTGGGTTTATGCCGCTGACGATGGGGCTGAGCAGGGCTCCTTCCTTTCCTTGGTGGTGATATTGGAAGGTGGCGTTTTCACACTGACGAGGGCTGATGTTACCTTCAGTCTAAGTTGTTCAGCTTCTGTGTTGTTGAGTTTGTTGCTCTTCATGCCAGATTCGGTGGCAGTTATGAGATCTACCACTGGAATTTGTTCTGGTGTTATGACAAAGTTCAGTCCTTTGGCTAAGACgtctttctctgtctggttCTAGACCCACTTCTCCTGGATGCCTGTGTTGTGTGGCGTGGTCATGCTTTCTCCTCCATGCCAGTTCTTCAgacttgtgttgtttgttgtgtcgttttttttaaatacagaaatTTGGGTTTCTGCTGTTCCTTAACTTTTGTATGTTGTAAGATTTGGGCCATTTCCACAAATTTGGAAACTTCCTCCAGAATGTCCTCAGGTAGCTGTGATGTCACTTTATTGAAGCAGTGTTTAGCCTGAGATTTGAGAGCGTTGATGGTGAAGTGAacctgtctcactctctcgttGAACAGCTGAGTTTGAGCTTTCTGGAGAATCTGTTCCGCTTTGTAGCCCTTCATCGTGGAGCCTAGGTGTAACCTGGTGGAAATAATCTTGTGTTACCTGCGTCTCAGGTTGAAACGAAGGGGGTTCCTGTAGTCTGCAAGTTTCCGcaaggtctgtgaaggttctcagtcatgcaggtcacggtaatccaaaaggcatttgaagaaaggcaactggacctgtagaatttcttgaagacgtttcaccactcatctgtGTAGATTCATCAgctctgagagactagtgggacgTTGaaatttaaataggaaaaccctgttggtaaaacccatcagaaacttgctggaCTTCTTTCCCACTTCAATATGGAATATAGAAAGGAGATGATGGtgaaacacaacatgaacaaACCCTCAAGATGTGTGAAAATCCCAACTGGGCAGTTGTCAAAGGCTCAACAAGATATCCCaaaaaggacagggaagaggagcacagcaagAAGAAGGACATCGTCATCCCCTACATGGCTGCTGTATCGGAAAAACTGAGTTTTCAGAAAATATTGCATTCCAGTTTATTTGAAACCTGGCGATACAGttagacagaaactggtccaccccaaagacaaaacacccaggtagaaacagagtaatgtagtgtttGCTGTTcggtgcagtgaggaatgtacaggcGTGTACATTGGGGGAGactaaacaacccatccacGAATGCATGGCCCAACACAATAGAGCCCGCTCATCAGGGAACAACTCAGCAACAAGACAGAcagtttgagagaggagtagaggaagccatctatgtcaaattggaGAAAAGGGGCATGCCCCCAtcggttatttgattttctccattgcattgGTACTGAGACAAGCATTTAGAAGGTCGAATTATGAGCAAAGCTCGATTAAgccgtgcatgtaaatgtactgacagACAATGGCTTTGTTAGAGCACCTCCCACCTCTAACCACAGGTAAGTTTCCAGCCGTTAATGAAAATTAGTTTCCAGTTATTATacaaacaagtcaagcaagtttctgtgGGATAAgtgtcaaaatgtcttcagaaaatcctacaagtccagtttcctttgttcaAATATCTATTTGAGTTCATGCACTGAAGACAATActgctgttaaatgttaaaagaaaacaaaaaaaaaaacatgctgcatcAACAACAGCTTTCGCATGGTTGAGGTGCTGCAttatactttttgtttttttgtttttttaacaatgcTCTCCTACC
This window of the Mugil cephalus isolate CIBA_MC_2020 chromosome 16, CIBA_Mcephalus_1.1, whole genome shotgun sequence genome carries:
- the LOC125022698 gene encoding neurexophilin-1-like, giving the protein MGTLASHCFVWMLLRGTFCLLVLGQQLQTDFPSSRDRPPPQKKKWLIQNPKLPLNPFGPLSKEEVWTILSGNPDPSLKIKLQPLMKAGGSSRTFIWGDFYSNVKTVKLNLLIMGKVVDHGNGSLGVYFRHNSTGVGNVSVSLVPPTREVEFDLERQSVLTPKDSKTFNCRVDHEKTERSKKVMLCNYDPSKTCTLEQTQTHVTWMCSRPFRVICIYVSFYSTDYRLVQKVCPDYSPRSLGLKPMG